The Saprospiraceae bacterium genome window below encodes:
- a CDS encoding N-acetylmuramoyl-L-alanine amidase, with product MCLQAGHQNCQYNSIVALRRSTGAPNEMSFNVDIRDQVAGELRRRGFDVYTTDANANDDHNITSQDFDLFLSIHYDADIYGRGGGFVDFPDPQVDKATQESQRICKDIEEEYFKTTDVVNRSERRNANTKYYYM from the coding sequence ATCTGCCTACAAGCTGGACATCAGAACTGCCAGTATAATTCCATTGTTGCACTAAGACGTTCTACAGGTGCGCCCAATGAAATGAGCTTCAATGTAGATATTAGAGATCAAGTCGCAGGAGAACTTCGCAGAAGGGGTTTTGATGTATATACAACTGATGCCAATGCCAATGATGACCACAATATAACTTCACAAGATTTCGATTTGTTTCTTTCTATACATTATGATGCTGACATTTACGGCAGGGGCGGAGGGTTTGTTGATTTTCCAGATCCTCAAGTAGACAAAGCTACACAAGAATCTCAACGCATTTGCAAGGACATAGAAGAAGAATATTTTAAAACGACTGATGTAGTTAATCGATCCGAAAGGAGAAACGCTAACACTAAATATTATTATATGTGA
- a CDS encoding co-chaperone GroES, with translation MIKPTENYILIKVEDREEKTESGIYLPETKTDVHQQGEVVQGDKYKAGDIVIFRRWSGEDITYNNKKYLLVHKKDVLATV, from the coding sequence ATGATAAAGCCAACAGAAAATTACATACTAATTAAAGTAGAGGACAGAGAAGAAAAAACTGAGTCGGGTATATATTTGCCAGAAACAAAAACCGATGTGCATCAACAAGGTGAAGTTGTGCAAGGGGATAAATATAAAGCTGGTGACATAGTAATTTTCAGACGCTGGTCTGGTGAGGACATAACATACAATAACAAAAAATATTTGCTAGTACATAAAAAGGATGTTTTAGCAACTGTTTAA
- a CDS encoding helix-turn-helix domain-containing protein, translating into MTKIKDMFLTLDEAADILRTNRRHIKRMVEAGILRAKNIGIGEERSF; encoded by the coding sequence ATGACCAAGATTAAAGATATGTTTTTAACATTAGACGAAGCAGCCGATATTCTTAGAACCAACAGAAGACATATTAAGCGTATGGTTGAAGCTGGAATATTGAGAGCTAAAAATATTGGAATAGGTGAAGAGCGTAGCTTCTGA